Below is a window of Halobaculum lipolyticum DNA.
CCGGCGTCTCCATCTTCAACGTCATGCTGATGACCGTCTCCGAACGCCGCGGCGAGATCGGCGTGCTCCGCGCGGTCGGGATCCACCGCGATCAGGTGCTGCGGACGCTGCTCGTCGAAGCGACGCTGTTGGGCGTCGGCGGCGGCGCCCTCGGCGTCGTCCTCGGCACCGTCGGCGTCGTGCTCGTCGCGTTCAACACCGAACTCCCGCTCGACGCGGTGCTCGTGCCCGCCAACGCGTTCGTCGCGCTCGGGGCGTTCGCCTTCGGCGCGACCGTCGCGCTCGTCGGCGGCCTGTACCCGGCGTACCGCGCGGCGTGGGAGCCGCCCGTCGAGTCGCTCCGGGGGTGATCGGCGCTCCGGCGCCGCGCGATACCCGAAGACACTTGCGCCGCCCATCGTTCGTGACACCCATGTCGAACGACTGGTCCCGTCGGCGAACGCTCGCGCTCGCGGGCGCGACGCTGTTCGCCGGCTGTAGCGGCGCGCCCTCCAGCGACGCCGGGGGCGGCGGAGCCGGCGACGGCGGCTCGGCGGACGGCGACACGCCGACGCCCGAGCCGACCCCGGTGCCCGCGCCCGACACGGCGTTCACCCCCGCGGAGTGGACCGCCCCGACGGACGCCCCCTCCCCCGACGTCGAGCGCACCGTCCTCGTCGAGAACCTCGAGATCCCGTGGGACGTCTCCGTCGCCGCGAACGGCGACCTGTTCGTCACCGAGCGCGTCGGCCGGGTCAGCCGCTTCTCGAACGGCGACCTCGACACCGTGTTCGCGCCGGCCGACGCCATCGACGCCGAGGCGATCCCCCAGAGCCAGACCGAACAGCAGTGGTGGGTGGCGGGCGGCGAGGGCGGCACCCTCGGCGTCGCGGTCCACCCGGACTACCCCGACGTGACGGTGCTGTACGTGTACTACACCGCCGACACCGACGACGGCAAGCGGAACCGCGTCTCGCGGTTCGACCTCGCGGCCGACGACCCCGCCGCGACCGAGCGCGTCGTCGTCGGCGACGTGGCCGCCAACCAGTTCCACAACGGCGGCCGGATCGCGTTCGGTCCCGAGGGGTACCTCTGGATCACGGTCGGCGACGCCGGGGAGGACGCGCTGGCGGCCGACCCGGGGGAGCTTCCGGGGTCGGTCCTGCGGGTCACCGTGAACGGCGAGCCGGCGCCCGACAACCCCGACGTCGACGGCGGCGACCCGCGGGTGTTCACCTACGGCCACCGCAACCCGCAGGGGCTGGTGTGGCTCCCGGACGGCACGCCGCTCGTCAACGAACACGGTCCCGCCGGCCGCGACGAGGTGAACCGGCTCGTCCCCGGCGGCTTCTACGGCTGGCCCGACACCCGGAGCGGCGACGAGTACGCGGCGCTCCCCGACGACAGCGACGTCCGGCGACCGGTCGTCAACACCCACAACACGACGTGGGCGCCCACCGGCTCGCTGTTCTACACCGGCGACGCGGTCCCGTCGTGGCGCAACCGGATGGTGATCGGCGGGCTGCGCAGCCAACAGCTGGTCGTCCTCACGCTGTCGCCGCCGGACGCCGAGTTGCCGCCCGTCGGCGACGGCCGCCGCTTCGACGCCGACTGGCTCGACGACGCCTACACCGCCACCGCACACCCGCTGTTGACCGACGAGTTGGGACGCATCCGCCACGTCGAGCAGGGGGTCGACGGCGAACTGTACGTGATCACCTCCAACCGCGACGGGCGCTCCGGCGAGGGCGACTTCCCGAAGGAGAACCACGACGTGCTCGTGAAACTGGAGGCGGCCGAATGAGCCGGCGTCGCCCCCGCTCACGTCCCCGCGCCGTCCTCGCGGCCGCCGCGGTCGTCGCCCTCGTCGTCGCCGGCGTCGCGCCCGCCGTCGGCGCGGCCGGTGCGTCGTCGCCGGCGGCGGTCGGCGCGACCGGGCAGTTCGCCCAGTCGGACGCGCCGAACCCCTGCGTCGGGACCGTCGACGCCGAGCGGGCGCCCGACGCGACGACGCTCGTCTCCGTGCAGGGCGCCCGCGGCGGCGGCAAGACCGTCGCGATGCTGTTCGGCGTCGCGCCGGACGGCTCGGTCCACGGCGTCCACAACGACACCGCCGACGGCCGCTGGTGGTCGTACGACGTCGACCCGCTCCCGAACGGGGAGCTGTTGATGGCGACGACCGAGCCGGGGATCACCGTCGTCGAGCGCATCGACCCCGCGACCGGCGAGAACACCGAGGTCACGCGCCTCCAGAACGTCGAGGACGCCCACGACGTCGACTACCTCGGGGACGGCGAGTTCGCCACCGTCGACAAAGGCGACGAGCGCAACCGCGTGCTGATCTACGACGAGTCGGGCGAGATCGTCTGGCAGTGGCGCTTCGACGAGCACACCGACCGCTTCCCGCGCGACGGCGGCGGTCCCTACGGCGAGGACTGGACCCACGTCAACGACGTGGACCAGGTCGGCGACGACACGCTCGTCGTCTCCGTGCGCAACTTCGACCAGGTGATCGCCATCGACCGCGACACCAAGGAGATCGAGTGGACGCTCGGCGCGGACGACGACTACGAGACCCTGAACGAGCAGCACAACCCCGACGTGATCGCCGGCGAGAACGGCTCGTTCTCGGCCATCGTCGCCGACTCCGAGAACGACCGCGTCGTCGAGTACGCCCGCACCGACGACGGCGACTGGGAGCGCACGTGGGTGCTGGAGGGCGGCGGACTGCACGAACCGCGCGACGCCGACCGCCTCCCCAACGGCAACACGCTCGTCACCGACCGCCGCGGCCACCGCGTCGTCGAGGTGACGCCGCGCGGCGAGGTCGTCTGGGAGTTCTACACGCCGTGGCAGCCGTACGACGCCGAGCGCGTCGGCACCGAGCGCGGCTCCTCCGGCCCGACGATGGGGCAGGTCGGCGCCGCGGGCACCCACCAGCTGACCGGCAGCGCCGACTTCGACACCGCCGCCATCGAGGACTGCTACGCGTACCTCACCGGCGTCGATCGGACCCGGCTCGTCCCCGACGACGAACTGTGGGGCGACGGCGGCGACCTGTACGCCGACGCCTCGGGCGACACGACGCCCGGCGACGACGCTGCCGGCGGCGACGGTTCGGGCGACGACACCACCGACGACCGGGCGTGGACCACGGTGCCGCCGGAGTCTGCCATCGACGTCCCCGGCTTCGGCGTCGGCGCGGCGCTGGCCGCGCTGGCGGCGCTGACGGCGGCGCTGGCGCTCGTGTCCGTTCGACGGCGGGCGTAACCCCCGCTGACTGCCGGCTCGTGGTTCGCGCCCGCGGGTGCCCGCTCAGCCGAACCGGTCCAGCCCCGACTGCCGACTGACGACGCCCGGCGGGTCGGGGACCCACGGGGTGCGCGCCGCCCGCAGCGCCGCCGCGTCGTCGGCGTCGCTCGCTCGCTCGCCGTCCGTCCACCCCGCACACGACTCGCCGCAGTCGCTCGCGGGGTCGACGACGCGGTCGAAGTGCGCGCAGTTCGGCAGGCCGTCGCCGTCGGCCGAGCAGTTCGCGCAGGCGGGGAACTCGTACGTCCGCCAGCCCTTGCCGTAGGCGCGCTCGGCGATCCGGCGGCGCTTGCGCGCCTTCTCCGCGGCCCCGACGAGCGCCACGTCCGTCCGGCCGGGGTGTTCGGCGAGCAGTTCGACGCCCGCCGCGTCGCTGTCGAGCGGCGTCGGCTCCCGCACCACCTCGCGCTCGCCGGCGTCGGGACGGAAGCGCCAGACGCCGACCGCCTCCGGGATGCGGTTCAGGTGGGCGCCGGTGACGTGGCTCTCGGTGGCGAGGACGACCCGGTCGAACAGCGCGAGGCTCGCGTCGACCCGGAGCTGTCGTTCCAGGTCGCCCGGGCGCCCGAGGTCGGGTTTGTTCTCGACGGCGACCAGCTCGCCGAACCAGTCGTCGGGGTAGCGCGTCGCCTTCCGGACGTAGCGCCTGCCGCCGCGGCGTTCCTCGGCGAAGAAGCCGCAGTCGACGGCGGCGTCGACGACCCCGCGGGCGCGGTCCGGGTGGGCGTCGACCGCGCTGGCGACGGGCAACGCCTCGCCGACGCCGACGGGCGCCTCCACGGCGGCCGGCGGGATGGTGCGGTCGGTGATCCGGGCGCGGTCGTCGAACGCCGGCCCGGGGACGACGCCGACCACGTCGACGACGCGGCTCCCCGGCGCGGCGACGGCGCCGCCGAGTTGGCGCGCGACCACCCAGTCGGTCGCCCGTTCGAGGTGGGCACACAGCGCCAACTCGAACGCGAACTCCATACCGGCGCGGGGGTCCCGACGGACAAAAACGCTCGCACGGTCGGCGCGGACGGGTCGGCCGCTCGGCGGCGACGTGACGCCGACGACGACTGTGCATCGAATCGACAGATCGTCGGCTCTCGATGCTGATACCCGCGTCGGCGGACTTTTCAGGACGACCGATCGGTCGGGAACCATGGACAGACGACGATTCCTCGCGGGGGCCGCGGCCGCCGGCGTCGCGGGACTCGCCGGCTGTGGCACCGCCTCCGGCACCGTCAGGCCGCCGGAGTTGCCCGAACAGCGGCTCGACGACGGCGGCTGGGAGCGCACCGCCGCCGACACCGAGGAGGTGCTGTCGCGGACGGTCGCCGGGACGGAGGTCTCAGCGACCGCCGTCTCCCGCGTGTACGACGACGCCGCGCTGCGGGCGGCGGTCGGCGAGAAGACGCTCGGGGCCCTCGACGCGCCGCTGTCGAACTTCTTCGCCGCCCGGATCGCGTTCACGCCGACCCTCGTGGACGTGCCGGTCGAGTCGGCCCGCGAGGAGTTGGCGGCCCGCGCGGGCGAGGCCGCCCGGGGGCAGTTCGAGGCGCAGTTGGCGGCGGCCGGCCTGACGGACGTGTCCGCCAGCGACGGGGGGACGCTCGCCGTCGCCACCGGCGAGGACGCCGCCGTGACCGAGTACAGCGCCGCCTTCGAGTTCGACGCCATCTCCTTCGAGGTGCGCGGCGAGCCGATCACCATAGAGGGCGGCAGCGTCGACGTCGAGGGCGTGCTCGCCTCGTGGATCCACGACGGGGGGTTGTTCCTCTCCGGCGGGGCCTACCCCGCACAGAACGTCGTCCGGACGGTCGACCGCGAACTCTCCGAGGCGATCACCGTCGCCGTGGAGGTGGACCTGGGACTCGAACCGGCGCGGTACGCCGAGGAAGTCGAGGCGCTCGTCACGCGCGTCGAGTAGCGCCCGCCCGGCGACGACAGTCGCCCCGTCCGCCTCGTCCGCCCCGTCCGGACCGCC
It encodes the following:
- a CDS encoding PQQ-dependent sugar dehydrogenase; the protein is MSNDWSRRRTLALAGATLFAGCSGAPSSDAGGGGAGDGGSADGDTPTPEPTPVPAPDTAFTPAEWTAPTDAPSPDVERTVLVENLEIPWDVSVAANGDLFVTERVGRVSRFSNGDLDTVFAPADAIDAEAIPQSQTEQQWWVAGGEGGTLGVAVHPDYPDVTVLYVYYTADTDDGKRNRVSRFDLAADDPAATERVVVGDVAANQFHNGGRIAFGPEGYLWITVGDAGEDALAADPGELPGSVLRVTVNGEPAPDNPDVDGGDPRVFTYGHRNPQGLVWLPDGTPLVNEHGPAGRDEVNRLVPGGFYGWPDTRSGDEYAALPDDSDVRRPVVNTHNTTWAPTGSLFYTGDAVPSWRNRMVIGGLRSQQLVVLTLSPPDAELPPVGDGRRFDADWLDDAYTATAHPLLTDELGRIRHVEQGVDGELYVITSNRDGRSGEGDFPKENHDVLVKLEAAE
- a CDS encoding aryl-sulfate sulfotransferase, with the protein product MSRRRPRSRPRAVLAAAAVVALVVAGVAPAVGAAGASSPAAVGATGQFAQSDAPNPCVGTVDAERAPDATTLVSVQGARGGGKTVAMLFGVAPDGSVHGVHNDTADGRWWSYDVDPLPNGELLMATTEPGITVVERIDPATGENTEVTRLQNVEDAHDVDYLGDGEFATVDKGDERNRVLIYDESGEIVWQWRFDEHTDRFPRDGGGPYGEDWTHVNDVDQVGDDTLVVSVRNFDQVIAIDRDTKEIEWTLGADDDYETLNEQHNPDVIAGENGSFSAIVADSENDRVVEYARTDDGDWERTWVLEGGGLHEPRDADRLPNGNTLVTDRRGHRVVEVTPRGEVVWEFYTPWQPYDAERVGTERGSSGPTMGQVGAAGTHQLTGSADFDTAAIEDCYAYLTGVDRTRLVPDDELWGDGGDLYADASGDTTPGDDAAGGDGSGDDTTDDRAWTTVPPESAIDVPGFGVGAALAALAALTAALALVSVRRRA
- a CDS encoding DUF5787 family protein encodes the protein MEFAFELALCAHLERATDWVVARQLGGAVAAPGSRVVDVVGVVPGPAFDDRARITDRTIPPAAVEAPVGVGEALPVASAVDAHPDRARGVVDAAVDCGFFAEERRGGRRYVRKATRYPDDWFGELVAVENKPDLGRPGDLERQLRVDASLALFDRVVLATESHVTGAHLNRIPEAVGVWRFRPDAGEREVVREPTPLDSDAAGVELLAEHPGRTDVALVGAAEKARKRRRIAERAYGKGWRTYEFPACANCSADGDGLPNCAHFDRVVDPASDCGESCAGWTDGERASDADDAAALRAARTPWVPDPPGVVSRQSGLDRFG
- a CDS encoding DUF6517 family protein, which produces MDRRRFLAGAAAAGVAGLAGCGTASGTVRPPELPEQRLDDGGWERTAADTEEVLSRTVAGTEVSATAVSRVYDDAALRAAVGEKTLGALDAPLSNFFAARIAFTPTLVDVPVESAREELAARAGEAARGQFEAQLAAAGLTDVSASDGGTLAVATGEDAAVTEYSAAFEFDAISFEVRGEPITIEGGSVDVEGVLASWIHDGGLFLSGGAYPAQNVVRTVDRELSEAITVAVEVDLGLEPARYAEEVEALVTRVE